TGATTTGATCATAGAATAAAGCGGTGTCGTTATGGTGATTATTAACAGTACCTTTTGTCGTTGTGTAATCTAAGAACCCTTGAAGTAgttcaatttcatcttcatcgGTCCATAATCGTTGAAATAACCGCCTGGTGTCATCGAATTGCGGTTTCTTCGAGTCTTGAGAGGGGATGATTGTCGTGTCAGGGGGAACGCGTTGTCGTTTCAATACATCGGGTGTGGAATCAGAGGCCACTGCTGTGGTGGTGGTTGTGACAGCAGGGATGGAAGCGATGGTGACAGCGGGGACGGCAGTGGGGACGGCGGCGGAAGTGGAGGTATCATCGTCTTCGAGCAATTCTTCTGATAAGACGTCATCGTTTTCGGGCAAGGTGTCATCGTTTTCGATTTCAAGGTCGTCTTCAAGATCGTCGTTTTGAGATTGAGAAGATtgatcatcttcatcttcttcgtcAGCCTCGAGATCTTGGTCGAATACGGTGTCATCTTGCTCCGCTGCCATTggagcgagagagagagggggtgGGTTAGGGTTGAAACCTTGCGCGTTGGACTTTCGTTGTTGGAGAGTGGAAGAAGGGAAGTCTGATAGCCCGAAAAATGTGGTAATCTTTTTCACAAGGGTAGACTTCGATTTTGACGATATAgattcatcaaatatttaatttggcccctataatttaatattttctccaTTTTTATCCTTGTAATTTCCAAAACAATCTCATGTTATCCCTATACGTAAATAttctacttttgttttttttttagtttctttttagaAACTTGAGCTTTTTTACGATGTATTAACATCTATAGCAATTCGAgagtaaaaataagaaaaaaattattaaaaaaataaaaatatgagaaaaaatcaAGTCCCGTTAGCTATTTAATAATAAAGGACAAATTGAaactttttaagaaatataaaagtAGTTTTGTGAAGTTCTAAACTATATATAGGTAGAAGTGTAACGTTCATAAATCTAAAAggacaataaatataatttgccTTTTTTAGAGAATCAAAATGGGGTCTGGAGGGGGGTTCACTGGTCACTGGACaggaaatttaatttcatacctGTTCTgctagcccagcccagcccatacCAGAAAcgtaaaatggaaaaaaaaaaaaaaaaaaaaaaaaaaaaaaaaagaagttgaaacttttattaacaaaaaaccaaaaacaaattggaataatattttttttttctttccttagatttttttttataatttattttttaaaaaaattcaattttatcgtTCAAATATAAgatagtttattaaaaattaaactttataatatttttaatttatttttatgaagttatcttaaTTTCATTACTCGAACcacaagtttaaaagattaatttaattaactcaagtttatttttctttatctaattgatttaaaaaaaaatcatcattcaaCACTGttttgattagaaattaagtttagtgatttgttttgattttttttataaaaagttatcATCATTTCATGACTTGGATCACAATGTTGAGGGTTTGACCTTAAGTCATTTTTTGTGTCCTCTGTtaataggtttttcaattttaattttatcttttaatattaggtttaCTGGGAATTaggttttataatatttttaatttactttttatgaggttatttcaGTCTCATGATCTAAACAGTGAGTTTGAcgagttgactcgagtttttttttccttttttctcattaacttttttttgttatcaatttcatcattcaacattacgTTGATCGGGAATTAggcttttatgattttctttgattttttttatgagattattgattagtacttaaaagtgcatatttatcaaggttttatatcatcattttgcacttaaagtatcaataactccttaactaaagcatgttttataataacaagtctaatactataaaatgccttaatatatggtaaatgttcatcttaaatgcaggcctatcacataaatcaaaggattgattgatgagttcatgtatggaaattgaaaggacaaagagagggtcaaacttagaaaagagatgttagtgcagtccaaactagaataatgttcggtaattgggtcatatctcgagttctagatgtcaaaatgatctcaaatttttacaaaaactcAGTAAGACATAAGCCTACAATTTTCAtatggacaccaagatctaagaaggccgtttgcaagtccaaattataacaacaacggagaagtccgaatttgtccTGTAGCctgaacactgttcagtgtttggtctatatctggagttctagaagtctaaatgaccttcattttttttttctagaaagctgagtcaatttcctacaactttcatgttttcaagagGGCCcaattctgatgctagcaattttgttttattcagacaagaaaataagaattttcacaaagtcaagagttggccacccactcaacaattagtcatcaaatcaataattacaaattttggcctataaaaggaggtatttgccatgtatttaggggctggattgttcagatcaagaacttgcttttgctctctctctttatatatatttttgtaattcttaagttttgctttcattaatattttgtttatgcttttcatttcctttactttccttagttaacttgtatcttatttatgttcttgttttgtttatttatgtttctcttcttcattatatttagctaagtttattatgtcagggtgaaaaggttacactaatggtgtaagaataagtatagtgtaaactcaacatggaccttaatgtttaatattaacatgtcttatctttttatcatactaattcttaatatcttgcttattaaatggttaatctagatttgtgttatataataATTGGCACAACAAATGCTTAGCACTCTCATAGCCTAACCGTATGTTATTACCTAcacttgggctatgaaaggaacttgatttgttgttgacataagttagcatcatgaattcctaaaaatatttaaaagtttggtgttatgtaaataagataattaatatgatcatgttaacaatttataatgagttattaatgacaaattatccgattggaacctccttcgtgtgtggtttccaaattgagtaataagagtttacattatacttgtttgaaataccattagtggatcttctaaccttgatattcgtttttatcattatttattccTTACATCAATCTTCCATCTAaaagttcttattaatttcttcctcttttttttttattactactaatactatttacattcttgttatattttatgtacattacgtatgctctgtgtttgatcaaggatcctgacattgttggtcttgccttgttcattcgcattagaaatctgtttatattatataatatatctctttgatcttttcataaactcagtatataggctggaaacttgtgacccgatcttttagatcattctcaggtataacaacgccgcgtactgagtattattattattattactattactattattgttgttattgttgttattattgttgttgttgttgttgttgttgttgttgttatttataatttatacaattaacctatctgtggttcgaccccggtcttgccgggttatttattatttcgacactcctgcacttgggagaagacatcaatctttcgGTTGTGTCAGTTATCCTTGTTTCATGACTCAAGTCACGAGTTTGACACCTTAACTCTAATTGAATTAAGTAgttttttgtgtcattttttaatcaattttttttcaattttattttttaacattgggttgattaataatttaaattcataatttatttcaatttattttcttcaaaaggtTCGACTCAGgtcatttttttctctgtttttttttttcaatttcatcccttaacatTAGACTTATTGAAAAATAggctttgtaatttgttttgatttactttttatgaggttatcatattttcatgaccAGATATTCCAATATGTTATcgtcttaatatttatataaaaatatcatcttgaatatttattttgagtcaaactatttttattattggtcGTTTGGTTGTCTTTAGATTTGCCAAATTAATCAGATCACATTGAAACAATCCTTACatggtttaaaagatttttctacttgaaaaaacattagcaatgccaagttatgtttatatatatatataagaaaaaaaaatccttcatcTGACTCATTGTGTAGGTTAAGCTAGTGATATAATTaaccaaaaactaaaagagaagaaagtttTACTGTACCCCTTCTCACAAAAATACTATtcattagaataatattttctttctctcatttggtgttttttaatatatatttttttaaattcaattacatcattcaatattaggttTATTAGGGATTgaacttcatagtttttttttaatttattttttatggggttatccaAATCTCATGACCTGAACCGCAAGTTTAACAagtgaacttgatttttttttttttaatttttcatattattatttttctcaaatatacCCTTCAACAttagtttaattgaaaattaaattttgtaatttgtttcagtttattttttataaagttatctcaatctcataactCAGGTTACGAGTTTAGCTAATTAACTTGAATTGactcaaatcattttttatattatttttttaattttatttttaaatattgaattaattaaaaattaaattttataatttatttagcagattaacttaaattgactcaagttatttttatattatttttttaattaaatatttttttaattttatttttaaacactaaattaattaaaatttataatttattttgctaTTCATGCTCAAGAGCCTCGTGAACTTCCCTTTTCGTCACCTCCTTAGCGGGATCAAGAAATTACCCCTCTAGATTAATCTGACGGAAGGATGATCTCATTAAGGTCCCCGATCGACAGCCAAGGTCCTGTTAGGAATTATAAATGgaattcaatttataaaaaatgtgTAAAATTTAggggtgaataaaaaaaacaaaaaaacacaaaaaaaaatcaatttaattcagttttggtttaaaaattttaaaaataattgaaccgaaccataaaaataataaatataaaagatattatttataatataatttcataagaaTTAATATAAAGCatgtccttttttaaaaaaaaaaacttgttttttaataataacaacataCCAGGTTTTACTGGCAACAAACTTGCATTTATATATGCTTTTTGATAAGTTCACATCttcttctatcttttttattatttttgtgattatatttatatatgttattgaGTATCTATAATtatctatttgttttatgattttattttgtttttgttttttattctacaaaaatcaattgaatttggtctcaaaaacctaaaaaatcctctaaaaaaaaactaggttttgtcggtttttatttttaaaaatctagatcaaaccaaaccaaaattaatagTTTCTACTCAGATCTaattcattctctctctctctctctctctatatatatatatattttcagtgtAATtaggtttttgaaaaatactcaCCCCCTAGCAAAATCAAATTAGATTAGAGGAGAGATACTCTAATTTACTACCGTAATTCCTTCTCAAATtaacattgaaaataatattcttaaaatacccttttcttttctctcaaaaacccaataaaaacaCCCACCTCTATCTTTTTTGAGTTTCCATGTTTTGCAAGGTTTAACTGGTGAAATTATAACCAAACCTGCTCTTCcaagttatttttcttgtgGTTGCTTCGCGTCACGGCATGGCTTGCCCAGACACTGTGTTTTGATTCTTCCTTTGCTTTGTCTAGGCCAACCCCTTCCATGCTTGTGAGCTTCATTACCCTGGCTAAACAGATATGGTTGTTTAGAATTGtgtgtgtaattattttttaaaatatttttatttgaaaaaatattaaaataatattaattttttaaaaatttatttttaatattagcacatcaaaataacctgaaaatactaaaaaaaaattattaatttaaaataaaaaatattttaaaatataaaaacagatAAATATATAATCTGATAGGAGATAAGTTATTGTGATTTGATCGATTATTGCCTTGGATTACCAGTGACATTGCCTTCGCTATGCTCGGCCATGTCCGAGAACCGCATGCAACGAGTTAGATCGGCTAAAGCCAAGTGTTAAATAGAGCCCCTTGGTGTGGTTCACCTCATTCTTTTTTTGACggtcatgtttatttttatatttttaaagtttttttttaaattttttttttttattttttgttttaaattaatatgtttttggtatttttagatcatgttgatgcaatgatattaaaaataattttttaaaaataaaaaatatatattatttagatatatttctaaataaaaaatactttaaaaaataattacaaccacaTTTCTAAACAAACTAACATCCCCAGCTAATAAATGGTGAACCCGGACCCTCTTCCATTTTCGTAGCTGCTAAGATGGATATTTAAGAAAGATTTAAGAATTTTTACTGgaatgtttcttcttttttctctcacaTTTCTagtgaaaatattttgaacGATTTAACAAATAAAGTTTATGTCATTTCAAGAGtctttgtaaaaaacaaattaataatttttgtaaccaaaactattttaaaattaaggaaaaaataaaaaaataatttaatttatttttatgacatTTCAAATTggtataataaatttaatttgttagattatcaattgaatttaaatttattttaacaactaCTGTTGGGATTATTCAATGGACTAGtcgataaataaattgaaagaagcCCAAAGCCCAAATACCAAAGCCCAAATCACATTTTGAGATGAAACCCAAAACCAAATAACTAACCAAAGCATCTACTTATGATTTAAGCATCCATACACTCAAGTCTCTCAACTCGGCACTGAAACGAGACCTGCAGGCaaaatcacacacaaaaaaaaaccctaacctcTGCATCAAAATCTCCAACATGGTTTGCGTAAGGAAGGCGACGATGGACGACTTGTTGGCGATGCAAGCATGCAACTTGCTATGCTTGCCCGAAAACTACCAGATGAAATATTACTTCTACCACATCCTCTCTTGGCCGCATCTCCTTTATGTCGCCGAAGATTACAACGGCCGAATTGTTGGCTATGTGTTGGCTAAGATGGAAGAAGAATCTACCGAATGTCACGGTCATATCACTTCTCTCGCTGTCCTCCGTACTCATCGTAAGCTTGGCCTCGCTACCAAGCTCATGAAGGCCGCCCAAACCGCCATGGAACAGGTCAAACAATTTGGCTTTTATTACCTTTTTTAGTTCATTTGtttccttaagttttttttcttgattttgcaaACGAAAAATTAGGGATGTTAGTCattagattttgattatttCTAATGGATGAATGAAATGCTTTGATTAGGTTCTATTTCTTTAGATAAATTGTTGGAtgacatgcatatatatattgagaatttgcgatttttttgtttttggaatgtTTGGTGATTTTCGTATCAGCGTTTTATGTAGAATTTGGAAGTATATGTGGAATGTAATTGAACTGCAGATCAATCAATAGGGTGGATGCATTAACTGATACCCATTTCTAGTTTAGGTAcctttgagttatttttttgttatgttttttatttgatcagtaaaatatatgtaatttatTGTGATctgattgaaatttttttagggCATTTTGacatatttgatttgaattttagcTCTACACGGCTATCTATAGTGATTagatttatgttcttttattgTCATATATCTGCATTTTATCATACTCGATTTACAATTTCTTATTGGTTAAGTTTGTGGAACAGGTGTTTGGAGCAGAGTATGTGTCGCTGCATGTGAGGAAGAGTAATCGGGCAGCATTCAATCTTTATACTGAAACATTGGGCTATAAGATTCATGATGTGGAGGCTAAGTATTATGCAGATGGGGAGGATGCATATGATATGAGGAAGCAGTTCAGGGTAAAGCAgagtcaccaccaccaccaccaccaccatggtGGTGGGTGTTGTTCTGCTGATGCCAGGCCTGTGGAAGCTCAACCAGAATCAAAATCAGAGGCAAAAGCCAGCACCAAGGTGGAATAAAAAATGGGTTGATGGTGAAAGGTAACTGACTCACTGGAGAAGTGGGCGTTACACGCTTTTGTTATGTTAATTGGAATACTGTTTGTTTGTACTGACTACCGAGTATTGTAGTTTGTTCATCCTTGTTAACAATGCACTGGCAGACCAGGAGTTACATTGCTATTTCTATTTACTGCTTCCTCCATGCATATTGGGATTAGCATTGCTGTGTGTATTTGCACCTTCTTTTTGAGagtgctttttttctttttcttgcaattttgagAATCTGCTGCTGCTACTATACAGTATCGattttactactactattagGATACAGCATTTGCACTACCTATcccatttgttttctttcccaAAAACTGTGAACtgattgataattttgtttctgTATATCCCCTCGAATCATCTCTTCCAAGTTACTCCAGATGAAATAAGAGTTGGAGATTCGTGATGATTTTTACATCTCACTGGTGTTCCTATAGGATGATAGGAACCCTTGCTTCATGTCACTTTGAACCATGGTCCtagttgtggttttttttttttttttttttttttttttaatatgggtgTTCTGGGGCCAGCTtgtgcgcacctcgactaatcccacaagccttgaagttaacgatcatataagccatatatttattttttttgtgactaGTTGAGCTACATGTTTTAGATGCTGATATCTAAACAGGATTAATTGTGAGTTTGTACACGATTTAGATGCTTATATCTAAACATAATTAATTGCGAGTTTGTGACTAGTTGAGCTACCCGTCTATGAAGATGATATCTGATCAGGATTAATTGCCATGGAAAGGGGATTAATTGCCATGGAAAGGTTGGTGTGTTTGGCAGTGCaatcgaaaaatatttttgaaaaaatttgaattttttttttattttgaattaatatgtttttgatatttttaaattattttgatgtattgattttaaaaataatttttaaaaaataaaaaaatattattagaatatgtttttgagtaaaaaatattttaaaaaataattataattacacttTTAAAC
This genomic interval from Populus alba chromosome 1, ASM523922v2, whole genome shotgun sequence contains the following:
- the LOC118047015 gene encoding N-terminal acetyltransferase A complex catalytic subunit NAA10, with translation MVCVRKATMDDLLAMQACNLLCLPENYQMKYYFYHILSWPHLLYVAEDYNGRIVGYVLAKMEEESTECHGHITSLAVLRTHRKLGLATKLMKAAQTAMEQVFGAEYVSLHVRKSNRAAFNLYTETLGYKIHDVEAKYYADGEDAYDMRKQFRVKQSHHHHHHHHGGGCCSADARPVEAQPESKSEAKASTKVE